The following nucleotide sequence is from Thermogemmatispora onikobensis.
TGCTCCTCGAAATCGGCAGCGAGTGTGGTGCCGGCGTCCTTCAGGCTCGACAGCCCACCGTCAGCACCAGCGCTTTGCTCCTCCGCTCTTGTTCGCCAGCCATTTCCTGCTGCTGCTGCTGCTATTCGCTGGGGGCCTCAACCTTGTAGCCGTTGCTCGGCTCCACGGCCTCCGTCCGAGCAGGGGCGGCTTCCGGCTCCTCGCCACGGATAAAAGCCTCGGTCATGGCACGCGCGACGTCATCAGGGTACTGCACTGGCGGCGACTTCATGAGGTAGGCGCTCGGTCCGAGCAGGGTGCCGCTGAGGCCACGGTCCAGCGCCAGCTTGGCCAGGCGCACCGCGTCGATGACGACGCCGGCAGAGTTGGGCGAGTCCCAGACCTCTAGCTTCAGCTCCAGGTTGAGCGGCACATCACCAAAGGTGCGCCCCTCCAGACGGATGTAGGCCCACTTGCGATCTTGCAGCCAGGCCACGTAGTCCGACGGCCCAATGTGGACGTTCTCCGGCGGCAGCTCGTAGTCAAGCTGGCTGGTGACAGCGTTGGTCTTGCTGATCTTTTTGGACTCCAGCCGCTCGCGCTCGAGCATGTTGTAAAAGTCGGTGTTGCCACCAACGTTGAGCTGCATGGTGCGCTCTAGCCGCACGCCGCGATCGCGGAAGAGCTTGGCCAGCACACGGTGGACAATCGTGGCCCCCACCTGGCTCTTGATGTCGTCACCAATCATCGGCAGTCCAGCCTCTTTAAAACGCTCTTGCCAGTACTGCTCGCGCGCGATGAAGACCGGAATGCAGTTGACGAAGGCGACACCAGCTTGCAGCACCTGCTCAACGTACCACTTGGTGGCCGTCTCCGAGCCAACCGGCAGATAGTTGACAAGGACGTCGGTTCCGGTGTCTTTGAGGATGCGGACAACGTCGTCGGTCTTGCCCGGCGCCTTGGTGACAACTTGCGAGAGGTATTTGCCTAGCCCGTCGTGGGTCATGCCACGATAGACTTTGACTCCCAGCGGCGGGACGTCGGCAAAACGGTAGGTGTTGTTGGGAGCCGCGTAGATGGCCTCGGCCAGATCCTTGCCAACTTTGTTCTGGTCAATATCGAAAGCTGCCGAGAATTCGATGTCGCTGATATGATAGCCCCCCAGGGTGACATGCATGAGCCCCGGGACAAAGTCCTCTGGCTTGGCGTTGCGATAATAGTAGACACCTTGCACAAGCGAGCTGGCACAGTTGCCAACGCCAACAATGGCTACACGTACTTTCTTCGATCCTGGCATGATCGTTCCCTTCCTCCTACGAATTGAGCTAGCTGATTACTATAGTGGCATTCGCCGCGTGACTCCTGCGCTGCGCAAAATACGCAAAGATATCCACTTCCACCCTTCAAATGATCCAGACTACGCTGGTGTTGATCCAATTCGTCTGCTCGCTGAATGCAACTCTGACCCTGGCAGTCGACGACGCTGTTGCCGCCAGAAAAAAAGATGGTGCGGAGAAGAGTGCGAGGATTCCTTTCTCTGGAGGTAGGACTGCTTCCG
It contains:
- a CDS encoding inositol-3-phosphate synthase, with the translated sequence MPGSKKVRVAIVGVGNCASSLVQGVYYYRNAKPEDFVPGLMHVTLGGYHISDIEFSAAFDIDQNKVGKDLAEAIYAAPNNTYRFADVPPLGVKVYRGMTHDGLGKYLSQVVTKAPGKTDDVVRILKDTGTDVLVNYLPVGSETATKWYVEQVLQAGVAFVNCIPVFIAREQYWQERFKEAGLPMIGDDIKSQVGATIVHRVLAKLFRDRGVRLERTMQLNVGGNTDFYNMLERERLESKKISKTNAVTSQLDYELPPENVHIGPSDYVAWLQDRKWAYIRLEGRTFGDVPLNLELKLEVWDSPNSAGVVIDAVRLAKLALDRGLSGTLLGPSAYLMKSPPVQYPDDVARAMTEAFIRGEEPEAAPARTEAVEPSNGYKVEAPSE